The following are from one region of the Synergistes jonesii genome:
- a CDS encoding Bbp16 family capsid cement protein has translation MILEKDLIFCEGKELSGGDAATDVIDLVKGGDAIGDEMYFVGVCSAAGAGGTSAVFSLETSDASDFSTKKALYRSDEVTLAELTAGKKLFAVRVPRGCKRYLRGYIDVTGTFTAGKVDMFLVEGDHHSYEDL, from the coding sequence ATGATACTTGAGAAGGATCTTATTTTCTGCGAGGGTAAGGAGCTCTCCGGAGGAGACGCGGCGACGGACGTCATAGATCTCGTGAAGGGCGGCGACGCGATAGGCGACGAGATGTATTTCGTCGGCGTCTGCTCCGCCGCCGGAGCCGGCGGGACTTCGGCGGTGTTTTCGCTTGAAACTTCGGACGCAAGCGATTTTTCGACGAAGAAGGCGCTTTACAGGAGCGACGAAGTCACGCTGGCGGAGCTCACGGCCGGGAAGAAGCTCTTCGCGGTGCGCGTCCCGCGCGGCTGCAAGAGGTATCTGCGCGGGTATATCGACGTGACGGGGACTTTTACGGCGGGCAAGGTGGATATGTTCCTTGTAGAGGGAGACCATCACTCTTATGAGGATCTGTAG